The Argonema galeatum A003/A1 genome contains the following window.
ATTTGTGAGGTAAATTTTATGATGAAAAACATGATTTTGTTAGAAATATATACAGCCATTACCACCGCATCAGAGATTCTTACACCGGAATTTATTAACGAATTACTAGAGAAGGTTTTGCCTATATGTGACTCTGATGCTGATGATAAAGCCGTCAAAGAAGAGATTAATAAACTCTATCGAAATTTTCCAGAAGTAAGAGATAAAATAGGCAATCTATTGAGAAAAAGTATTGATGATTATGATTCTACATCTACTCCAGGCTACGAAACCATTACTAACAACTATCCTGACATCAAAAAGCTAGAAGCAAGCTTGAAGAAACGCCTGAATAAAAACCAACCCCCCACCCCAGATGCTAAAAATTGATCATCCCCAAGTCTATATCTATAGCTATCAACTCAGCCGGGAACCTGAAACCGAAGTTCACTCTATCTGGACTTGGGCAAATAATATCTGGAAAGATTTTAGTCACGAAATAAACCCGATTTCGTCAAAAGAAAATCTCAGTAATATTCTCAGTAAACCAAAAAAATTTAACTACTCAGATCAAATTCAAGGTTCTTTTAGGTTTTGCAGTCTGGATGATAGTGTAGGCATTTTAGCCAGAATTGGTAGCCCAGAAACAAAAGAAAATAAATACCTAGAAATCACAGAATTAAACCAATTTAATGATAAGAATCTAATCCTTCCTGAAAGTTATCAAAACTGGCTGGGGCAGACTATTTTTATTACCTATAAATTAAGTATATATATAACTCCTACTACAGAACAACTCAAAGAACTAGCGGATGAATGTGTAAAAAGTCTATTACCAGCATCCCATCGTCCCCCTTTCTACCGAACTACTAAATTATTCGATCGGCCCATTTTTGAATACAGCGATCTCAAGGGACAATTACAAATTTTTGTCTATCTCATTGATGATACCACGGAGAAAAAACTTGGCAGCATTCTGCAACCTTTATTTGAGCTATTTTTTCATCGCCATAAAATCACCAAAGCCTTCATCGATAGCCGCACCAACTATAATTTAGCCCATGAATTCTACACAATCATAGAAAATACTATTGAAAATTTAAAACTAGAAACCGATACAAATAATGAGCAAATTAACAAGACAAATGAAGATTTGCGAGGATTAAAAACTCAAGTCAAACAGCTACTCTATGACAGCTTGAATTACGAAAGAACATTGCAAACCTTAGAAGAGTTAGATAATCTGATTAGCATTCATATTTATAACTATCAACAAAAGCTCTCGGAAATTTGCGAAAAATGCCAACTCCAACCAGAGCATTTAACTACTTTTAGTCTGTTTATCGAAAAAACCAGTCCCTATTTTCAAAGACAAATTAAAGGCGATTTAGGTTATTTTCAACACGGCACAAATTTAATTGACACTGCGATCGCATCTATCCGAGGTATAGTAGAGATAGAACAAGCTGAGATCGATCGCCTTTGGCAAAATCAAGAAAAAGATCGCGATCGCCAATTACAAAATACTATTGCTGTCGTTGGTGTAGGAATAGGTTTTGCAGGAGTTGCTGCTACTGCATCACCTTATATCTTTGAAGCAAAACCAAACCAAAAATTAACAATAAATCCGGTTCACTTGCAACCTTCTTTTGGTCTAAACCCGCCGCATCACTTAACACTTTCTCTTCTATTCAGCTTAGGCGCTGGGTTAGTCGGAGTTACGATCGCAGCGAGAGTGATGCGACATATTCAGCAACATCCAAAAAGTCCGATCGCTCGTACTGTAAATTTCATTTTAGGCAATTCACAGGCGCAAGAAAACAAAGTTCCCCCCTCCTAATCTGTCACAAATGGAAAGCAAATGGATGTGATTCTCTGTCATACAACAGCAGATTTTGACGCTCTGGGAGCGGCTGTAGGGCTGACGCGCCTGAAAGCTGGGGCGAAAATTGTCTTACCTGGGGGCGCACACCCAGTGGTGCGGGATTTTTTGGCGTTGCACCGGGATGAGTTTGCTTTGATGGAACGTCGATCGATAAATCCCGAACAAATTCGCTCTGTGACGATCGTAGATACTCAACAACGCGATCGCTTGGGAAAAGCAGCTGAGTGGTTAGATCTACCTCACCTGACTGAAATTATCCTCTACGACCATCATCTCAATCAAGATACAGATATCCCCGCCACTCAAACTTATATCGAGTCGGTGGGAGCCACTACAACTCTGGTTGTGGAACATTTGCAAAAATTAGCAGGAGAGCCGGGGACTCCAGGAGCAGAGGGGAAACTTTCAGAACTATTCCTGACGCCAGCGGAGGCGACCGTGATGGCGTTGGGTATCCACGTTGATACGGGATCTCTCACATTTGAGCATACGACGCCCAGAGACGCCGCTGCTTTGGCTTGGTTGATGACGCAAGGGGTAAGCCTTAAGGCGATCGCAGAATATGTCGATCCCGGTTTGTCTCGCCAATTGCAGGAACTCCTGAAGGTTGCGCTAAATAATTTGCAAAGCACAACTCAGTGGGGTTACACAATATCTTGGTGTCTGTTAAATACAGAGGGTTTTGTGCCCGGTTTATCCAGTCTTACCACACAATTACTGGAGTTAACTGAAAGCGATGCTGTGTTTCTGGCGGCGAGATATCCCTTGCGGGAAGAAGAGAACAGGAGTGGGGGAGTGGGGGAGCAGAGGGGCAGAGGAGCAGAGGGGCAGAGGGGCAGAGGGGCAGAGGGGCAGGGGGGTGGGGGAGTGGGGGAGGAAGAAGAATCAGCGATCGCAAATCCAAAATCTGAAATCCCAAATCCAAAATCGGACGATCGCTTAACGGTGATCGGTCGATCGCGCATTGAAGGCACAAACCTCAACCAACTCTTCCAACAAATCGGTGGTGGCGGTCATTCCCAGGCAGCATCTGCAAGTCTGCGGGGGGTAGATCCACTACCAATCTTAGAACAACTGGTCGAACAAATCGAAAATCAGATTCCCCATCCTCCCACAGCACAGGAGTTGATGTCTTCTCCAGTGCGAACAATTCGCCCAGATACAACAATTGAACAAGCCCAGCGAATATTATTGCGGTACGGACATTCTGGGTTATCTGTGGTAGATAACCAAGATCGGTTAGTTGGCATTATTTCCAGGCGAGATATTGATATTGCGCTGCATCACGGTTTCAGTCATGCAAGGGTAAAAGGCTACATGACGACTAATCTAAAAACGATCGCACCTGATACCTCGCTACCGGAGATTGAGTCGCTCATGGTAACTTACGATATCGGGCGATTGCCAGTTTTGGAAACTGGACAGCTAGTGGGAATTGTTACCCGCACCGATGTTTTGCGGCTGATCCATCAGGAAAAGGCCAAAGTCAAAAGTCAAAAATCAGAAGAAAATTTGCCTTTAGCCTCTTGCCTTTTGCCTTCTATTCGCGATCGTCTCGCTCCCCCACTTTGGCAATTACTTGAAAAAGCATCTCAGCAGGCAGAAAAACGCGGTTGGCATCTCTATCTAGTCGGGGGTGCAGTGCGGGATTTGCTCCTCGTGCGATCGGCTAATATCCTGATGATTGAAGATATCGACTTAGTAGTAGATGGTTTTCATAAATCAGCCGATGTTGGCGCGGGTGTAGAATTAGCAAAAGCGCTTCAGCAACTCTATCCCAATGCTCGCTTAGACGTTCACGGTCAATTTCAAACAGCTGCCCTTTTGTGGCATAACGATCCAGAGTTGGGTTCTCTTTGGGTAGATATTGCCACCGCGAGGACGGAATTTTATCCTTATCCAGCTGCCAATCCAGAAGTGGAAGCCAGTTCTATTCGTCAAGACCTTTATCGACGAGATTTTACCATTAATGCTTTGGCTGTGCGGCTAAACGAACCGCGTCCTGGCGAGCTATTAGATTTCTTTGGCGGGGTATTGGATTTACAATCTCGGCAGATTCGGGTTTTGCACGCCAATAGCTTTATCGAAGATCCGACGCGGATTTATCGTGCTGTGCGGTTTGCTGTGCGGTTGGGATTTGAGATTGAGGCTCAGACAGCGCGGTATATCCGCTATGCTCTAGCCAGCGGTATCTACGAGCAAGTTCAGGGGAAAAATGGTCGTGCGCCTGCGTTGGAAACTCGACTCAAAAGCGAACTGAAGTACATTTTGCAAGCTCCGTACTGGAAACCCGCTTTGCAATTACTGGCAAATTTGGGGGCGTTGCGCTGCATCCATCCTACCTTGGAATTAGATGAGAAACTGTGGTGGCAAGTGCGTTTGCTCGATCGCTGTCTGCGGCGTTTCGATCCGCAAAAAAGTATTGCACATTGGCAAACGCGACTGGAAGTTTTAATCGCTTATCTGATACCGGAATATCGCGGTAAAGTAGTAACAAATCTCCAGCTACCTGTAGATAGTATCGAAAGGCTGCAAAACTTGGCTCTGGCTCAATCTGAGGTGATGGAAACTTTATCTAAGTGCGATCGCAAAAGTGAAATTGTGCGATCGTTGCGTCGATACGATTTGCCTACTCTCATATTAATTGCAGTACAAAGTCCAAGAGACGTGCGGCGGAAAATCTGGCTTTATCTGACAGACTGGAGAAATGTAAAAGCTCCCCTCAACGGCAACGATCTGAAAGCCTTGGGATATAAACCAGGGCCGCAGTATAGTAAAATGTTGGATGATTTATTGGCGGCGACGCTGGATGGGGCAGGGGTAGTGTGCGATCGGGCATCTGCTGAAGCATTTTTGGCCGAACATTTTCCTAAACCAGCAAAATAACGCCACCGCACTCTGCTTTACTCAGCACTTTGCTACAGGGGTGGTGGTTGGGTTTCGTTCCTCAACCCAACCTACAGCTACAGCTAAAGCGTTGACTTTCTTGTATAGCAACCGCTTTCGTCGGTTAAGACATTCTGAATTCCTGAAACGTTGGCGGATTCTAAACCCTTCTGACCCTAGCCCCTAGCCCCTAGTCCCTAGTCCCTAGCTATACTTATGGTGAAGCGATTCCAATACCAGAGAAGCCTGAGATAAACGACATCCGTAAATAGCGTCCAACGGCTGATTTGCCAGGGTTGTGTACTTAGGTAATTCCAAGAATTCCAAATAATTCGGTTTCCTAGATTATAATCCATAAGTGCTTCTCGGCTATTGCTGGCGTCTTTTGGCCAATGTTGAATCAAAATTTTGAAGTAGTCTGTTTTCCTTGCTAGTGTTTCTATGTTTAAACTGGGAGAGAGGAACCAAAATAGCATATTTAACATGGATTTGATGAAGGCTGTTGACTCACCTGCTAGACTAGCTTCAAAGGCCAAGGCAGATTCTTTTAAGAGTTGGTAATCTGAGTTAATTGTTGCTTTCAGAATGTCTGACATTGGTGTCAAGACTGCTAAGCGTCTTTTCAGACGATCGCTATCTTTAGGATACTTGGCAAGTCGGTGAGCAAAAGCATCCTCTGAAGCAGCTAGAGCTTCATTAAAATAAATCAGAGCCTTTCGCGAACGAAGGTCTATATTCAGGGAACTCTCATGCTGGCGGTATCCTATTGTAGTCGATCGATTTTCGATTAAAGGTTGAGCAACACTGAGTCTAAACCAAGTATAAGCATCACCATAACCGCTAAATTTCGCTGGCCAACCACCCATTTCATTTAGTGCATCGCGGCGAATCACAACAGATGAATTTGTGGGAATTTTATTTTTAGGGAAATCCCGCCAGGGATCGAATGGCACTGCATTTAATTTTGGCGATGGAAAGACAAGGCTATCATCTGAATTGAAAAATAGGCAACTACTAAATGCAGCAGGACATTGAGGATTTTGTTCCAGAATACTGCTGAGAATTCGCAAGTGAGATGGATGCCAAATATCATCATGATCCAAGAAGGCAACTAGCGGCGCGTTCGTGTGCCGAAAGCCAAATTCACAAGCCGAATTTTCCCCTTTGCCGGAATTGCGAAGTAATGTCACCCCTGGGAAAGATCGAACAATTTCCGGCGACCCATCCTCCGAACCGTCATCGACAACCACTACTTCGACTGGAGGGTGTTCTTGAGAGAAAACTGACTCCAGAGTTTGGCGAATCCATTTAGCTCCGTTGAATAGAGTGATTATAACAGCGACATCCATAGTTTTTCCTCGATCTTGAACGCCTGTTGACTCTCGCTATACCGCCTTGGTTAGCCGGGGATGGAAAGCAGTAATTTTTTGGCAGATCGAATCCACCAAAATTCTGCTAAAATTAATCATCGCAGAAGCATCTTTTGAATAGTGCTGTTTGGATTATATAAGTTTTATGGATCGGACTAGAAAGCTTACATTTAATTTAAGCATTCCCGATTTGGTGAAGAAGCAAGCGGAAAAAAACCCCGATGCGATCGCAATTGCAGCCATCGGACGTACCCCACTCACCTATCGCCGTCTAGATATTCACATTAACGATATAGTAACTGCACTCAACGCCATTGGGATCGATCGCCATGACCGCGTTGCGATCGTCCTTCCCAATGGCCCAGAAATGGCAGTTGCCTTTCTAGCTGTAGCCTCCACCGCCACCTGTGCCCCCCTCAATCCAGCTTATCGCACCGCCGAATTTGACTTTTATTTGTCCGATCTAAATGCCAAAGCGTTAATTATTCAGTCGGGAATTGCCGAATCAGCCAAAACCGTCGCCCAAGAACGAGGCATACCCATCATTGAATTATCCCCACTCTTAGAAGCAGAAGCAGGTATTTTCACCTTAACTTATCAAGACTTTCCGCAAAATCCCACATCCCACATCGAACATCCCACATCGGATCATGTAGCTTTAGTGCTGCATACTTCCGGGACAACTTCCCGTCCCAAAATTGTGCCGCTGACCCATAACAACCTCTACACTTCGGCTCATAACATTGGCGTGGCCCTAAATTTGGCAAAAAGCGATCGCTGTTTGAATGTAATGCCCCTATTTCACATTCACGGCTTAATCGGTGCCCTACTATCATCCCTCAATGTTGGAGCCAGTATCGTTTGCACTCCAGGTTTTGACACTACGAAATTCTTTGCTTGGGTAGCAGAAACGCGCCCGACCTGGTACAGCGCTGTACCCACTATGCACCAAGCAATCTTGGCTGTATCTCAAGCAAACATCAAGATCATTGCTAGCTGTCCTCTCAGGCTAATTCGCTCCTCCTCCGCTTCCTTATCGCCACAAGTTATGGTGGAGTTGGAAAAGACATTTAACGTTCCGGTAATTGAGGCTTATGGGATGACAGAAGCTTCCCATCAAATGGCTAGTAATCCTCTACCTCCCCAAATACGAAAACCTGGTTCGGTGGGAGTAGCCGCAGGGCCAGAAATAGCCATTATGGACGAAGCTGGCAATTTGTTACCGCCCGAAGAAGTGGGTGAAGTGGTGATTCGAGGAGTTAACGTCACCCTTGGCTACGAAAATAATCCAGAAGCCAACAAAACTGCCTTCACTAACGGTTGGTTTCGCACTGGTGATTTAGGTTATTTAGATGTTGATAATTATCTATTTTTAAAAGGTCGCATCAAAGAAATCATTAATCGTGGCGGTGAAAAA
Protein-coding sequences here:
- a CDS encoding CBS domain-containing protein, with the protein product MDVILCHTTADFDALGAAVGLTRLKAGAKIVLPGGAHPVVRDFLALHRDEFALMERRSINPEQIRSVTIVDTQQRDRLGKAAEWLDLPHLTEIILYDHHLNQDTDIPATQTYIESVGATTTLVVEHLQKLAGEPGTPGAEGKLSELFLTPAEATVMALGIHVDTGSLTFEHTTPRDAAALAWLMTQGVSLKAIAEYVDPGLSRQLQELLKVALNNLQSTTQWGYTISWCLLNTEGFVPGLSSLTTQLLELTESDAVFLAARYPLREEENRSGGVGEQRGRGAEGQRGRGAEGQGGGGVGEEEESAIANPKSEIPNPKSDDRLTVIGRSRIEGTNLNQLFQQIGGGGHSQAASASLRGVDPLPILEQLVEQIENQIPHPPTAQELMSSPVRTIRPDTTIEQAQRILLRYGHSGLSVVDNQDRLVGIISRRDIDIALHHGFSHARVKGYMTTNLKTIAPDTSLPEIESLMVTYDIGRLPVLETGQLVGIVTRTDVLRLIHQEKAKVKSQKSEENLPLASCLLPSIRDRLAPPLWQLLEKASQQAEKRGWHLYLVGGAVRDLLLVRSANILMIEDIDLVVDGFHKSADVGAGVELAKALQQLYPNARLDVHGQFQTAALLWHNDPELGSLWVDIATARTEFYPYPAANPEVEASSIRQDLYRRDFTINALAVRLNEPRPGELLDFFGGVLDLQSRQIRVLHANSFIEDPTRIYRAVRFAVRLGFEIEAQTARYIRYALASGIYEQVQGKNGRAPALETRLKSELKYILQAPYWKPALQLLANLGALRCIHPTLELDEKLWWQVRLLDRCLRRFDPQKSIAHWQTRLEVLIAYLIPEYRGKVVTNLQLPVDSIERLQNLALAQSEVMETLSKCDRKSEIVRSLRRYDLPTLILIAVQSPRDVRRKIWLYLTDWRNVKAPLNGNDLKALGYKPGPQYSKMLDDLLAATLDGAGVVCDRASAEAFLAEHFPKPAK
- a CDS encoding glycosyltransferase family 2 protein, whose product is MDVAVIITLFNGAKWIRQTLESVFSQEHPPVEVVVVDDGSEDGSPEIVRSFPGVTLLRNSGKGENSACEFGFRHTNAPLVAFLDHDDIWHPSHLRILSSILEQNPQCPAAFSSCLFFNSDDSLVFPSPKLNAVPFDPWRDFPKNKIPTNSSVVIRRDALNEMGGWPAKFSGYGDAYTWFRLSVAQPLIENRSTTIGYRQHESSLNIDLRSRKALIYFNEALAASEDAFAHRLAKYPKDSDRLKRRLAVLTPMSDILKATINSDYQLLKESALAFEASLAGESTAFIKSMLNMLFWFLSPSLNIETLARKTDYFKILIQHWPKDASNSREALMDYNLGNRIIWNSWNYLSTQPWQISRWTLFTDVVYLRLLWYWNRFTISIARD